A genomic window from Bdellovibrio sp. SKB1291214 includes:
- a CDS encoding MotA/TolQ/ExbB proton channel family protein has product MLAEKIFGVAHLADQVVLWLLLVLSILSIGMILERFFALRKVSSESQRVRAKIKMALQSNSVEDVEDIAKDPESLEGRAAGQAMKHLKTNGSKGLEEIFNTIALTERPDLERYLNFLATLGSNAPYIGLFGTVLGIMKAFNDLATTPEAGQQTVMAGISMALVATAAGLFVAIPAVIAYNYYSKQVRGIFNSLESVKELCLAYAKKKGV; this is encoded by the coding sequence ATGCTTGCAGAGAAAATTTTTGGTGTTGCTCATTTGGCCGATCAGGTTGTGTTGTGGTTATTGCTTGTTCTCAGCATTTTAAGTATCGGGATGATTCTTGAAAGATTCTTTGCTTTAAGAAAAGTTTCTTCTGAGTCTCAACGCGTACGTGCCAAAATTAAAATGGCGCTTCAAAGCAACAGTGTTGAAGATGTTGAAGATATTGCGAAAGATCCCGAGTCGTTGGAGGGTCGCGCTGCTGGCCAAGCTATGAAGCATTTGAAAACAAATGGCAGCAAAGGTTTGGAAGAAATCTTTAATACCATTGCACTTACAGAGCGCCCTGATCTTGAAAGATATTTGAACTTCTTGGCAACATTGGGTTCTAATGCTCCTTACATCGGATTGTTCGGTACAGTTTTGGGTATCATGAAAGCCTTCAATGACTTAGCAACGACTCCAGAAGCTGGTCAGCAAACAGTGATGGCGGGTATCTCGATGGCGCTAGTGGCGACAGCAGCGGGTCTGTTCGTGGCGATTCCAGCAGTTATTGCCTACAACTATTACAGCAAACAAGTGCGCGGCATTTTCAACTCTTTAGAGAGTGTGAAAGAATTGTGCCTTGCTTACGCTAAGAAAAAAGGTGTTTAA
- a CDS encoding sulfatase-like hydrolase/transferase: MQRIILAFALCALSLVQIGCQSSDKGSILIIAADNLAVSDISCSHDGAPGSKSGFQLLCNESVRFTHAFTTSTLSAPALSSVLTGLYPFEHNVRHNGGPGMAPEIELASEVAVHQEYRTSFFTGGAPIFRRSGLNQGFELFDDNLVPGFSNLFRPFKKNVGSFLQWLRHDVGNGSYFSVIYAPDLQFTNTVTTTELGETRNLSFESQVDEFDESLYELFAQMKTARRWDNTTIVLVGLSGHDNGEHRELPTLNLHSENTQVALFIKPKLRKKGDERISGKVDQNVNLADVGKTLFELLGESLVENEESNDFPAHSLASVLKNTVAVDWPEDRPFIIESGWSLWKNAGPLRTAAISHHVLYVNDAQPKLFNTLVDRMELNPLPLLQQSLLPTTNRIQSLIKKHQFPAYTPPNDEWMAKLSIPYDRWTRADQEPALLRDLKRLSNSNNKSINILNWTAQVALNQKDWETLRSLGTKNNVNLWQYVAEKNLNIKNIKKSSDSCVDMLSMKEIDSSHLKACNDQLFIELVDWLRWDVRGLSKEVQRKKFERSFKNYMLDQEIQRTNIGLGLIWDTSRENNYAPSRAELALHLPEYAKIRAQVYKSLATIDQEE, translated from the coding sequence ATGCAGAGAATCATTTTAGCCTTCGCACTATGCGCACTGAGCCTGGTCCAGATTGGTTGCCAATCAAGTGACAAGGGTTCAATTCTCATTATTGCTGCAGACAATCTCGCCGTTTCTGACATCTCGTGCTCTCATGATGGAGCACCCGGGTCTAAGTCTGGTTTTCAGTTGCTTTGCAATGAGTCAGTTCGTTTCACTCATGCTTTTACGACTTCCACTCTCAGCGCACCTGCGTTGAGCTCTGTTCTGACAGGTCTTTATCCCTTCGAACATAATGTGCGCCACAATGGTGGGCCTGGAATGGCCCCCGAAATTGAACTCGCTTCAGAAGTTGCCGTTCATCAAGAATATCGCACAAGTTTTTTTACGGGTGGAGCACCCATCTTTCGCCGTTCAGGATTAAATCAGGGCTTCGAACTTTTTGACGACAATTTGGTTCCGGGATTTTCAAATCTGTTTCGCCCCTTTAAAAAAAATGTTGGAAGCTTTTTACAGTGGTTGCGTCACGATGTGGGCAACGGCTCTTATTTCAGCGTGATTTATGCACCCGATTTGCAATTCACCAATACCGTGACGACCACTGAATTGGGAGAGACAAGGAATCTGAGCTTTGAATCCCAAGTCGACGAATTTGATGAAAGCCTTTACGAACTATTCGCACAAATGAAAACGGCACGTCGTTGGGATAACACCACGATTGTCCTTGTGGGGCTTAGTGGTCACGATAACGGAGAGCATCGCGAGCTTCCAACTTTGAACTTACACTCTGAAAATACCCAAGTCGCTTTATTCATTAAGCCCAAGCTTAGAAAAAAAGGTGACGAGCGCATCTCTGGTAAAGTCGATCAGAATGTGAATTTAGCAGACGTCGGTAAAACACTATTTGAGCTTCTGGGGGAAAGCCTTGTGGAAAATGAAGAGAGCAACGATTTTCCGGCTCACTCCTTAGCAAGTGTTCTTAAAAATACAGTGGCCGTAGATTGGCCTGAAGATCGTCCCTTTATTATTGAATCCGGTTGGTCCCTTTGGAAAAATGCAGGGCCACTTAGAACAGCAGCAATTTCTCATCACGTTTTGTACGTGAACGATGCTCAACCAAAATTATTCAATACATTGGTTGACCGCATGGAGTTAAATCCTCTACCGCTCCTGCAACAGAGTTTGCTGCCTACAACCAATCGCATTCAAAGTTTGATTAAGAAACATCAATTCCCAGCGTATACTCCACCGAACGATGAGTGGATGGCAAAACTCAGTATCCCCTATGATCGCTGGACGCGAGCTGATCAAGAGCCAGCACTTTTGCGAGATTTAAAACGTTTAAGCAACAGTAACAACAAAAGTATTAATATCCTGAATTGGACTGCGCAAGTCGCCTTGAACCAAAAAGACTGGGAAACTTTGCGCAGTTTGGGAACTAAAAACAATGTCAATTTGTGGCAATATGTTGCTGAAAAAAATCTGAATATAAAGAACATCAAAAAGAGCAGCGATTCCTGTGTAGACATGCTTTCCATGAAGGAAATCGACAGTTCACACCTTAAGGCTTGCAACGATCAGCTTTTTATTGAATTGGTCGATTGGCTTCGCTGGGACGTACGCGGCCTTTCAAAGGAAGTTCAACGGAAAAAATTTGAGCGGTCGTTTAAAAACTACATGCTTGATCAAGAGATTCAACGCACCAATATTGGTCTGGGTTTGATTTGGGACACTTCACGTGAAAACAACTATGCGCCTTCCCGAGCGGAATTAGCTTTGCATTTGCCGGAATACGCGAAAATACGCGCGCAAGTTTACAAGTCGTTAGCGACAATTGATCAAGAAGAATAA